In a genomic window of Methanomassiliicoccus sp.:
- the dapB gene encoding 4-hydroxy-tetrahydrodipicolinate reductase: MIRVVVGGATGRLGRLVCELVAEQPDMELAGGVVSAGSESVGLRLASGKEIIGADRLEEAVRDADVYVDLTVPAAAEANLPKARRKGLNMVIGTTGLSKDAIAALETSLQANGGAAVLTPNFSVGVNVFFKTCENLARALPGYDVEIIEVHHNLKKDAPSGTARRAAEIISQAAGIDRMVCGREGMVGARGKEIGIHAVRAGDVVGEHTVMFAGRKERIELTHRAHSREAFAEGCVMAIRWVAGRQDGRIHSMEEVLGL; this comes from the coding sequence GTGATCCGGGTGGTTGTGGGCGGCGCCACCGGCAGGCTCGGCCGGCTGGTGTGCGAACTGGTGGCGGAACAGCCCGACATGGAATTGGCGGGCGGAGTGGTGTCGGCGGGCAGCGAGAGCGTGGGCCTTAGGCTGGCGTCGGGAAAGGAGATCATCGGGGCGGACCGCCTGGAAGAGGCGGTGAGGGATGCCGACGTGTATGTCGACCTCACGGTCCCGGCCGCCGCCGAGGCCAACCTGCCGAAGGCGCGGCGTAAGGGTCTGAACATGGTGATCGGGACCACCGGCTTATCGAAGGATGCGATCGCGGCGCTGGAGACATCACTGCAAGCAAACGGTGGGGCGGCCGTGCTGACCCCCAACTTCTCGGTCGGGGTAAACGTGTTCTTCAAGACTTGCGAGAACCTTGCCCGCGCTCTGCCTGGTTACGATGTTGAGATCATCGAGGTCCACCACAACCTGAAGAAGGATGCGCCCTCGGGCACCGCTCGCCGGGCGGCCGAAATTATATCCCAGGCTGCAGGCATCGACCGCATGGTCTGCGGCCGCGAGGGGATGGTCGGGGCACGGGGTAAGGAGATTGGCATACATGCCGTTCGCGCTGGCGATGTGGTCGGGGAACACACAGTAATGTTCGCCGGCCGGAAGGAGAGGATCGAGCTCACGCACCGGGCCCACTCGAGGGAAGCGTTCGCCGAGGGCTGCGTGATGGCAATACGATGGGTCGCGGGAAGGCAGGACGGACGCATTCATTCAATGGAGGAGGTTTTGGGACTATGA
- the dapA gene encoding 4-hydroxy-tetrahydrodipicolinate synthase, giving the protein MFSGCGTALVTPMLKDGGVDEVGLRELVRLQEDAGIRMLVPCGSTGESATLDHDEHLQVIGIVIDEAKKSKIIAGTGSNATAEAIHLTKGAKDLGADAVLSVSPYYIKPTQAGIIKHYQAIDAAVDIPTIVYNIPSRTGSNITAGTMLRLAEIPSIMGVKEASGDIHQIAAIAAKAPKDFTVLSGDDGMTVPAMAVGARGVISVASNIVPGKMLAMVQAMLDGDGPEGRRIHKELMPLLSALFIETNPIPVKTAVRLMGRPAGPFRLPLCDMSAEHLNVLKGVLADYNLI; this is encoded by the coding sequence GTGTTCTCTGGCTGTGGCACTGCCCTCGTCACCCCGATGCTGAAGGACGGAGGGGTCGACGAGGTGGGGCTCCGCGAGCTGGTCAGGCTCCAGGAGGATGCCGGCATCCGCATGCTGGTCCCCTGCGGTTCGACAGGCGAATCGGCGACCTTGGACCATGATGAGCACCTCCAGGTCATCGGCATCGTCATCGACGAAGCCAAGAAATCAAAGATCATCGCCGGCACCGGCTCCAACGCCACCGCCGAGGCGATCCACCTCACCAAGGGTGCTAAGGACCTGGGCGCGGACGCCGTGCTCTCAGTATCGCCATACTACATCAAACCTACCCAGGCGGGCATCATCAAGCACTATCAAGCAATCGATGCCGCGGTGGACATCCCCACCATAGTGTATAACATCCCAAGCCGCACTGGGTCCAACATCACCGCGGGAACCATGCTGCGCCTGGCGGAGATACCCAGCATCATGGGGGTGAAGGAGGCCTCGGGGGACATACACCAGATCGCCGCAATTGCCGCCAAGGCGCCCAAGGACTTCACCGTGCTCTCAGGGGACGACGGCATGACCGTACCGGCGATGGCAGTAGGAGCGAGGGGCGTGATCTCGGTCGCCTCCAACATCGTGCCAGGGAAGATGCTGGCTATGGTCCAGGCCATGCTCGACGGGGACGGACCGGAGGGAAGGCGCATCCACAAGGAGCTCATGCCCCTGCTGTCCGCGCTGTTCATTGAGACCAATCCCATACCGGTCAAGACCGCGGTCCGGCTCATGGGCAGGCCAGCGGGACCGTTCCGCCTGCCCCTGTGCGACATGAGCGCGGAGCACCTCAACGTCCTCAAGGGCGTGCTGGCCGACTATAATCTGATCTGA
- a CDS encoding Lrp/AsnC family transcriptional regulator, with amino-acid sequence MIDHLDEKIIEILKKDSRRPFVDIANQLKVSEGTIRSRVRKLVDDGIIQSFTIKTSSKNVKAIIEIKINVNVNTSDVSAKIARFEGVSEVFEVTGEEDVVAIIDVTSSPQLNEIIERIRRFDNVQSTRTRLILKEHFGGV; translated from the coding sequence GTGATCGACCATTTGGACGAGAAGATCATCGAGATCCTTAAGAAGGACTCGCGCAGGCCCTTTGTGGACATCGCCAACCAGCTCAAGGTATCGGAGGGCACAATACGCAGCAGGGTACGGAAGCTGGTGGATGATGGGATCATCCAATCCTTCACCATCAAGACGAGCAGCAAGAACGTCAAAGCCATCATCGAGATCAAAATCAACGTGAACGTGAACACATCGGACGTCAGCGCCAAAATCGCGCGGTTCGAGGGCGTATCAGAAGTGTTCGAAGTAACCGGGGAGGAGGACGTCGTGGCCATCATAGATGTGACCTCATCTCCTCAGCTCAATGAGATCATCGAGCGCATCAGGAGGTTCGACAACGTTCAATCGACGAGGACCCGCCTGATCCTCAAGGAGCATTTCGGAGGGGTCTAA
- a CDS encoding DUF5788 family protein, with protein MDRCTPSPTTDMVETRDVCEGSAALTKEDRAKIVSRIHSLLFWVGEMIPQEIRLENRSVPLRDVVFRFIMSESPSDQERKDVARLAQMLDQQVKEIETEIKTGDVTRTQACELMNEARSYLRAVDELRTASGKDAELKRHALMTRVEDARRWKRFVEKVR; from the coding sequence GTGGACCGCTGCACTCCTTCCCCTACCACTGACATGGTCGAGACGCGGGATGTCTGCGAAGGCTCGGCCGCCCTAACCAAGGAAGACCGTGCCAAGATCGTCTCCCGCATCCACTCCCTACTTTTCTGGGTCGGAGAGATGATTCCCCAGGAAATCCGGCTCGAGAATCGCTCGGTCCCCCTCCGGGATGTGGTGTTCAGGTTCATCATGAGCGAGTCCCCCTCTGACCAGGAGCGTAAAGACGTCGCCCGCCTGGCCCAGATGCTTGACCAGCAGGTCAAGGAGATCGAGACCGAGATCAAGACAGGAGACGTCACCAGAACCCAGGCCTGCGAGCTGATGAACGAGGCTCGCTCCTACCTCCGGGCTGTGGACGAGCTGCGCACCGCCTCGGGCAAAGACGCGGAGCTGAAGCGCCATGCCCTGATGACCCGAGTGGAGGACGCTCGGCGATGGAAGCGGTTCGTGGAGAAGGTCAGGTGA
- a CDS encoding orotate phosphoribosyltransferase-like protein, translated as MVDVKELARQARELNEKGLSDRDIADELHVSVDTVQYLIEQGEDGGLPPSDVKIGWRTLGVSGTRIALMSDILTDIIIEELGKTGGDAQAVLGIALNGVPFATYISERLGLDLAVYKPPIERGKAGGSISANYASIAGKRTVIIDDVITTGATVDEAIKDVRQAGGEPILVVVIVNKSSRNEIGGVPMRGLIRARSMGGTILGGGPLHSFPYH; from the coding sequence ATGGTTGACGTCAAGGAACTGGCCAGGCAAGCAAGGGAGCTGAACGAGAAGGGCCTCAGCGATAGGGACATCGCCGACGAGCTGCACGTATCGGTGGACACAGTGCAGTACCTGATCGAGCAGGGGGAGGACGGCGGGCTGCCGCCCAGCGACGTCAAGATCGGGTGGCGCACCCTGGGGGTCAGCGGGACGCGCATCGCCCTGATGAGCGACATCCTCACCGACATCATCATCGAGGAGCTAGGCAAGACGGGCGGGGACGCACAGGCGGTGCTGGGCATCGCGCTGAACGGGGTCCCCTTCGCCACCTACATATCGGAGCGCCTGGGGCTTGATCTGGCGGTGTACAAGCCGCCCATCGAACGGGGGAAGGCCGGCGGATCCATCTCCGCTAACTACGCGTCCATCGCTGGAAAGCGCACCGTGATAATCGACGATGTCATCACTACCGGAGCTACCGTGGACGAGGCCATCAAGGATGTCCGGCAGGCCGGGGGAGAACCGATCCTTGTGGTGGTCATCGTGAATAAGAGCAGCAGGAACGAGATCGGCGGGGTGCCGATGAGGGGCCTCATCCGGGCGAGGTCCATGGGCGGGACCATACTGGGTGGTGGACCGCTGCACTCCTTCCCCTACCACTGA
- a CDS encoding 2-dehydropantoate 2-reductase, producing the protein MRIVVFGAGGVGSLLGGLLSTRHEVTLIGRREHVRAVEGDGLRLRGTVEGVFRPTAREDVYGLGSQDVVLITVKAYDTDAAVREVTPLVAGHTLVVSVQNGLGNAEKLVRAYGSRALIGVPVLGANCLAPGEVQVSGLREVMIGSTVGQHGHSMRLGSLLTECGVPAHISANIMSEVWAKAVINAAVNPITALVGKENGALLRDDGLRQLSRAACAEGAKAAEANGITLGDGDFFDRVQEVIRTTAGNRSSMLQDIERGKRTEIEEINGALVRAGESKGLEMPVNRALWALVRGRR; encoded by the coding sequence ATGAGGATCGTGGTGTTCGGGGCCGGCGGGGTGGGCAGCCTGCTGGGCGGGCTGCTGTCGACCCGTCACGAGGTGACACTGATCGGCCGGAGGGAGCATGTCCGGGCCGTAGAGGGGGACGGATTGAGGCTCAGGGGCACAGTAGAAGGAGTCTTCCGCCCCACGGCCAGGGAGGACGTCTATGGGCTGGGCAGCCAGGATGTGGTGCTCATCACGGTGAAAGCGTATGACACCGACGCCGCGGTGCGGGAGGTAACCCCGCTGGTCGCAGGACACACCCTGGTAGTATCGGTGCAGAATGGCCTGGGTAACGCCGAGAAGCTGGTTCGGGCCTATGGTTCGCGGGCGCTGATCGGGGTCCCGGTGCTGGGAGCAAACTGTCTGGCCCCGGGCGAGGTCCAGGTCTCCGGCCTCAGGGAGGTGATGATCGGCTCCACGGTGGGCCAGCACGGCCATTCCATGCGCCTCGGCTCCCTGCTGACCGAGTGCGGGGTGCCCGCCCACATCTCCGCCAATATCATGTCCGAGGTATGGGCTAAGGCAGTGATCAACGCGGCCGTTAATCCCATCACTGCATTAGTGGGCAAGGAGAACGGGGCCCTTCTCCGCGACGACGGCCTTCGCCAGCTGTCCCGGGCGGCATGCGCGGAAGGGGCCAAAGCGGCCGAGGCTAACGGCATCACCCTGGGGGACGGAGACTTTTTCGACCGAGTCCAGGAGGTCATCCGGACCACCGCCGGGAACCGCTCCAGCATGCTCCAGGACATCGAGCGGGGGAAACGGACGGAAATCGAAGAGATCAACGGCGCTCTCGTCCGCGCTGGCGAATCGAAGGGTCTGGAGATGCCGGTCAACCGAGCACTTTGGGCGCTGGTCCGGGGGAGACGGTGA
- a CDS encoding endonuclease V — protein MLDAACEGPDMVSLVHRAVGQIPPGMVSTFGDIASALGDRVASRAVGEVLSRYPALPGTPTHRVVHATGRLGPSGEAGERAAWVLSTEGVTVVGGMVRDIEAIRFTDFHVDALFASMRAEQETIRAKVIDYDDFDPLRYVAGLDVSYSGHQAFAALSVHDASTGDTIEERTTECVVRFPYVPTYLSFRELPVLRPLITKRANTIYLIDGHGALHPRGAGIASHIGVLMDVPTVGAAKSGLVGKASEAVDGRAPIILDGEVRGYRIGSGTKMTYVSVGHRVSLGTAVALCERLLVKGIPAPLQRAHDLAGLVRRSSS, from the coding sequence ATGCTAGATGCGGCCTGCGAGGGTCCCGACATGGTCTCCCTAGTCCACAGGGCGGTCGGCCAAATACCACCAGGCATGGTCTCCACCTTCGGAGACATTGCTTCGGCATTGGGCGACAGGGTGGCCTCCCGAGCGGTGGGGGAGGTTCTATCCCGCTACCCGGCCCTCCCGGGCACGCCGACCCATCGTGTCGTCCACGCTACTGGACGGCTCGGGCCCTCGGGCGAAGCGGGAGAGAGGGCGGCATGGGTGCTGTCAACCGAGGGGGTGACGGTAGTCGGCGGGATGGTGAGAGATATAGAGGCCATCAGGTTCACCGACTTTCACGTCGACGCCCTGTTCGCCTCCATGAGGGCGGAGCAGGAGACGATCAGGGCCAAGGTTATCGACTATGATGATTTCGACCCCCTTCGTTACGTGGCGGGGCTGGATGTCTCATATTCCGGACACCAGGCCTTCGCGGCCCTGTCTGTCCACGACGCCTCCACCGGCGATACGATCGAGGAAAGAACGACAGAGTGCGTTGTTCGTTTTCCCTATGTCCCTACATACCTGTCGTTCCGCGAGCTCCCAGTCCTACGCCCCCTCATCACCAAGAGGGCGAACACCATTTATCTGATCGACGGCCATGGGGCCCTACACCCCCGGGGGGCAGGGATCGCCTCGCACATCGGAGTTTTGATGGACGTACCCACAGTGGGCGCGGCCAAGAGCGGCCTGGTCGGTAAGGCCTCGGAGGCCGTTGATGGTAGGGCTCCCATCATCCTCGACGGTGAGGTAAGAGGATACCGCATCGGAAGCGGTACGAAAATGACTTACGTCTCGGTCGGCCACCGAGTGTCCCTAGGGACGGCGGTGGCCCTATGCGAACGCCTGCTGGTCAAGGGCATACCCGCCCCCCTGCAGCGGGCGCACGACCTCGCCGGTCTGGTGAGGAGGTCATCGTCATGA
- a CDS encoding cupin domain-containing protein produces the protein MRLTHEEDIGCEKRAGQKGFVHACDLLDEENFLLGVRYIEPNSVVPQKPHRHPLKQANYIIEGSGTVTNGTDTLTFRQGDILLMEGNEEHYFSTTSGIKMIEIRYR, from the coding sequence ATGAGGCTGACCCACGAGGAGGATATCGGCTGCGAGAAGAGGGCCGGTCAGAAAGGGTTCGTGCATGCGTGCGATCTGCTGGACGAGGAGAACTTCCTCCTCGGTGTAAGATATATCGAGCCCAACTCGGTCGTTCCGCAGAAGCCCCACAGGCATCCTCTCAAGCAGGCAAACTATATCATCGAGGGCTCAGGAACGGTCACCAATGGTACGGATACCCTGACCTTCCGCCAGGGGGACATCCTGCTCATGGAGGGCAACGAGGAGCACTATTTCTCGACCACCTCCGGTATCAAGATGATCGAGATCCGCTACCGATGA
- a CDS encoding nitroreductase family protein, whose amino-acid sequence MDVSTAIRTRRSIRRYKRKEIPDAELKEVLEAARLAPSAANRQAWEMIVVKDPKVRAELVPMCKNQKFVEECSVFLVAIEDPAQKWSRVDATIMLDHITLAAHDKGLGTCWIGAFDKAQVGALLQVPPGKEVMACLTLGYPDEDPDARPRKPSEELLYLNRYGVRP is encoded by the coding sequence ATGGACGTCTCAACAGCGATCAGGACGCGGAGGAGCATTCGCAGGTACAAGAGGAAGGAGATCCCGGACGCCGAGCTCAAGGAGGTCCTGGAGGCTGCCCGCCTGGCCCCCTCAGCCGCCAACCGCCAGGCCTGGGAGATGATCGTGGTCAAGGACCCCAAAGTACGGGCGGAGCTTGTCCCGATGTGCAAAAACCAGAAGTTCGTGGAGGAATGCTCCGTGTTCCTGGTCGCCATCGAAGATCCGGCCCAGAAGTGGAGCCGGGTGGATGCGACCATCATGCTCGACCATATTACCCTGGCTGCCCATGACAAGGGCCTAGGTACCTGTTGGATCGGGGCCTTCGACAAAGCTCAGGTGGGCGCCCTTCTTCAGGTTCCTCCCGGGAAAGAGGTCATGGCGTGCTTGACGCTGGGATATCCGGATGAGGATCCCGACGCCCGTCCCCGAAAGCCATCGGAAGAGCTACTGTACCTCAATCGGTATGGCGTGCGGCCATGA
- a CDS encoding mechanosensitive ion channel family protein, which yields MRKSVVLSFLSIMLIALLLAPSAAAQGINVVDVHEGYDKIDEASHSVSFTWVVYNNDTVPYLIEADADIGVDGSGVAPNDVTVDINQNYTALNPGGSRQVVLTVTADRSASSTDFPVYVNLTLTNLETPTQALEVSKVANVHVTALFESSGNKIFGIWDNTLPEPFGNVWWSFIITVLLWVVIASAIYFIVDPIIHQFTKKTKTDLDDRILEITRMPIFALIVTFGLVDSLAILDISQDWHFTIMQMYEVVVVLVVAYTAFQIFDRVVIFYAQRWATKTDTEIDDVLIPLLQKVGIIVIPLVGVVTVLGILGVDVTLLVAGMGVIGLVVAFAVQETLGNLFAGMQLLLDRPFKVGDIVELESGEICEVRKIGLRSTTMYNTADHEIIVVPNNDVVNKKVVNYSRPDHHRSMNCEIGVAYGTDLNRVKELLLDIAMKHPDVIKQEGQMPYVRLSKFSDSSVDFKLWYWVDIKSMWRVASEVRQAVYDRFNKEGIEIPFPQSVVTVKNGSPTP from the coding sequence ATGAGAAAGAGCGTTGTCCTTTCTTTCCTTTCCATCATGCTCATCGCCCTTCTTCTGGCCCCCTCGGCGGCGGCCCAGGGCATAAATGTCGTCGATGTGCATGAAGGCTATGACAAGATCGATGAGGCCTCCCATTCGGTGTCCTTCACATGGGTCGTCTACAACAACGACACCGTCCCCTATCTGATAGAGGCCGATGCGGATATCGGAGTGGACGGTTCGGGCGTGGCGCCGAACGACGTCACCGTGGACATCAACCAGAACTACACCGCCCTGAACCCCGGGGGGAGCAGACAGGTCGTACTGACGGTCACCGCCGACCGGTCGGCCTCGAGCACCGACTTCCCTGTGTACGTCAACCTCACCCTGACCAACCTTGAAACTCCGACCCAGGCGCTGGAGGTTTCCAAGGTGGCGAACGTTCATGTGACCGCCCTGTTCGAGTCCAGCGGCAACAAGATCTTCGGGATCTGGGATAATACTCTGCCCGAGCCGTTCGGCAATGTCTGGTGGTCGTTTATCATCACCGTTCTGCTATGGGTGGTCATCGCTTCGGCGATCTACTTCATCGTCGACCCCATCATTCACCAGTTCACCAAGAAGACCAAGACCGACCTGGACGATCGCATCCTGGAGATCACCAGGATGCCCATCTTCGCCCTGATAGTCACCTTCGGACTGGTGGACTCCCTCGCCATCCTCGACATATCCCAGGACTGGCACTTCACCATCATGCAGATGTACGAGGTGGTGGTCGTCCTCGTCGTCGCCTATACCGCTTTCCAGATATTCGATCGGGTGGTGATCTTCTACGCCCAGAGGTGGGCCACCAAGACCGACACGGAGATCGATGATGTCCTCATACCTCTGCTCCAGAAGGTCGGCATCATCGTCATTCCCCTCGTCGGAGTGGTGACCGTGCTCGGCATCCTGGGAGTGGACGTCACCCTGCTGGTAGCGGGAATGGGGGTCATCGGACTGGTAGTAGCCTTCGCAGTCCAGGAGACCTTGGGAAACCTCTTCGCGGGGATGCAACTGCTCCTCGACCGTCCGTTCAAGGTCGGCGACATCGTCGAGCTGGAATCGGGGGAGATATGCGAGGTCAGGAAGATCGGCCTCCGCTCGACCACGATGTACAACACCGCGGACCACGAGATCATTGTTGTGCCCAACAACGATGTGGTCAACAAGAAGGTCGTGAACTACTCCCGCCCAGACCACCACCGCTCCATGAACTGCGAGATCGGGGTCGCCTACGGAACCGACCTCAACCGGGTCAAGGAACTGCTTCTCGACATTGCCATGAAGCATCCGGACGTGATCAAGCAGGAGGGACAGATGCCATATGTCCGCCTGAGCAAATTCAGCGATTCCTCGGTGGACTTCAAGCTGTGGTACTGGGTGGACATAAAGAGCATGTGGAGGGTCGCCTCCGAGGTCCGCCAGGCAGTGTACGACCGTTTCAACAAGGAGGGCATCGAGATTCCGTTCCCCCAGAGTGTGGTGACCGTCAAGAACGGCTCCCCCACGCCCTAG
- a CDS encoding A24 family peptidase C-terminal domain-containing protein: MDWMPLLKVTIAMVALVLAARADWRTREASDAYWIIIGGTGMVFLVAQVLLDGEDLQYLIILLPIAIFFADIFWERKGIFEDGVNVLPLALYLVGFAVLGWMVFEFNAQLYFWELMIIPIMFLVFILLYQFDVIKGGADAKALIALTIMFPTYFQLGPFPLIAVPFETAQFMLPFPLLVLFNAALLTLAVPVFLLILNSSRRQFRFPAMLFGYVMPIAEAREKYVWPMERVEDGQRKLRLFPGPAEDTANELDALAATGAQAIWVTPKVPFLIPITASLAFSVVVGNLLFLFLG; this comes from the coding sequence ATGGATTGGATGCCCCTCCTCAAGGTGACCATCGCCATGGTCGCTCTGGTCCTCGCCGCCCGGGCGGACTGGCGGACAAGGGAAGCCTCGGACGCTTACTGGATCATTATCGGGGGAACGGGCATGGTCTTCCTAGTGGCCCAGGTGCTCCTCGACGGGGAGGACCTTCAGTATCTGATCATCCTTCTGCCCATCGCCATCTTCTTTGCCGATATCTTCTGGGAGCGTAAGGGCATCTTCGAGGACGGGGTGAACGTGCTACCTCTGGCGCTATACCTTGTGGGGTTCGCGGTGCTCGGTTGGATGGTTTTCGAGTTCAACGCTCAGCTGTACTTCTGGGAGCTCATGATCATACCCATAATGTTCCTCGTGTTCATCCTGCTCTACCAGTTCGATGTGATAAAGGGCGGGGCGGACGCCAAGGCGCTCATCGCGCTGACCATCATGTTTCCCACTTATTTCCAGCTCGGCCCCTTCCCGTTGATAGCTGTCCCCTTTGAAACGGCACAGTTCATGCTGCCGTTCCCACTCCTGGTTCTGTTCAACGCGGCCCTCCTCACACTGGCAGTGCCGGTGTTCCTGCTCATCCTCAACTCCTCCAGGCGCCAGTTCCGATTCCCCGCCATGCTCTTCGGTTACGTCATGCCGATCGCCGAGGCGCGGGAGAAATATGTCTGGCCCATGGAGCGGGTCGAGGACGGGCAACGCAAGCTCCGTCTCTTTCCGGGTCCGGCGGAGGACACCGCCAACGAGCTGGACGCACTCGCTGCGACCGGAGCCCAGGCGATTTGGGTGACTCCCAAGGTGCCCTTCCTGATTCCCATCACCGCCTCGCTCGCGTTCTCGGTCGTGGTGGGGAACCTGCTGTTTCTCTTCCTGGGCTGA
- the amrS gene encoding AmmeMemoRadiSam system radical SAM enzyme: MHEARFWESEGERIRCRLCPHSCSISPLRRGICGVRENRDGKLYSMNYGKVSSVNIDPIEKKPLFHFYPGEDVLSLGSVGCNFRCRHCQNYTISMASLSEFVLREMEPGDVSEVALSSGCRGIAFTYNEPTIWHEFTYDAMGTAKEKGMFTVYVTNGYIQEDPLRELAGRLDAMNIDIKGFTEHFYDKICKAPLQPVLDATTLAHELGIHIELTYLIIPGENDEKDEIRRFSEWVVDLDPRVPVHFTRFHPDYQMADKLPTPISTMEMARDAGREAGLQFIYLGNVALPHGEDTVCPKCHHLIAERHGFGVMRVEAREGHCPICGQDLYMVQRKGEVEQSEGRRKRLLR; the protein is encoded by the coding sequence ATGCATGAGGCCAGGTTCTGGGAGTCAGAAGGGGAAAGGATACGGTGCCGACTGTGCCCGCATTCCTGCAGTATCAGTCCCCTGCGGCGAGGGATCTGCGGAGTACGGGAGAACCGCGACGGTAAGCTGTATAGCATGAACTATGGCAAGGTGTCGTCGGTGAACATCGACCCGATCGAGAAGAAACCCCTGTTCCACTTCTACCCTGGCGAGGATGTTCTCTCACTGGGGAGCGTCGGATGCAATTTTAGGTGCAGGCATTGTCAGAACTACACTATCTCCATGGCCTCGCTCAGCGAATTCGTCCTACGGGAGATGGAACCGGGGGATGTCTCCGAGGTCGCTCTCTCCAGTGGCTGCCGGGGAATCGCCTTCACCTACAACGAGCCGACCATCTGGCATGAGTTCACATACGATGCCATGGGAACGGCCAAGGAAAAGGGGATGTTTACTGTATATGTGACCAACGGCTACATCCAAGAGGACCCCCTCCGGGAGCTTGCGGGCAGGCTGGACGCGATGAACATCGATATCAAAGGGTTCACCGAGCACTTCTACGACAAGATCTGCAAGGCGCCTCTGCAGCCGGTGCTTGACGCGACCACCTTGGCCCATGAGCTGGGCATCCATATCGAGCTTACTTACCTGATCATCCCGGGAGAGAACGACGAGAAGGACGAGATCAGGAGGTTCTCCGAATGGGTGGTCGACCTGGACCCTCGTGTCCCCGTGCACTTCACCCGGTTCCATCCCGACTACCAGATGGCCGACAAGCTCCCCACCCCGATATCGACGATGGAGATGGCGCGCGACGCGGGCAGGGAAGCGGGGCTGCAGTTCATCTACCTCGGTAACGTCGCCCTGCCCCATGGCGAGGATACCGTTTGCCCGAAGTGCCACCACCTCATCGCCGAACGCCATGGGTTCGGGGTCATGCGAGTGGAGGCCAGGGAGGGACACTGCCCCATCTGCGGTCAGGACCTGTACATGGTGCAACGGAAGGGAGAAGTGGAGCAGTCCGAGGGGCGGCGGAAGCGGCTGCTGAGGTGA
- the thiL gene encoding thiamine-phosphate kinase yields MKTLADLGEKAVITLLLEGMETSAAVGPGDDAAVVDIGPQFLVISTDVVARASHLPPGMTKWQIGWFAAAVNFSDIAAMGARPTGLVVAHVLPRDMPFEDLQGISRGVMDCCRFVGADLLGGDTKEGTEMVIAGTAIGLVDKDKVLLRRGAKEGDLVAVTGPMGSAAAGYLAIKNGIYAPRSIKALLEPQPRTKEGMILSSSGKVTSCMDITDGLAFSIGELSRQSGVGFEVRWCSIPRGEDVERVAAESGVPVQDLIMHFGGDYELIFTLDPDAYDELREKLKGRLHVIGLVTGRDNLLIQDDEVVQLDTRGYEHFR; encoded by the coding sequence ATGAAGACCCTTGCCGACCTGGGAGAGAAGGCCGTCATCACGCTCCTCCTCGAGGGGATGGAGACCTCCGCTGCGGTGGGACCGGGGGATGATGCCGCGGTCGTGGACATCGGTCCACAGTTCCTCGTGATCTCCACCGATGTGGTCGCCCGGGCCTCCCACCTCCCCCCGGGGATGACTAAGTGGCAGATCGGCTGGTTTGCCGCGGCGGTCAACTTCAGCGACATCGCCGCCATGGGGGCCCGTCCGACCGGATTGGTGGTGGCTCATGTGCTCCCCCGGGACATGCCCTTCGAGGACCTCCAGGGCATCAGCCGGGGGGTGATGGATTGCTGTCGCTTCGTCGGCGCCGACCTCCTGGGCGGGGACACCAAAGAGGGCACGGAGATGGTTATCGCCGGCACGGCGATCGGCCTTGTGGACAAGGACAAGGTCCTCCTGCGCCGAGGGGCGAAGGAAGGGGATCTGGTGGCGGTGACCGGGCCGATGGGTTCGGCGGCCGCGGGGTACCTCGCCATCAAGAACGGTATCTACGCCCCCCGCTCGATAAAAGCCCTGCTGGAGCCGCAGCCCCGGACCAAGGAAGGAATGATCCTCTCCTCATCCGGAAAGGTCACCTCATGCATGGACATCACCGACGGGCTTGCATTCTCGATTGGCGAGCTGTCCAGGCAGAGCGGCGTAGGGTTCGAGGTCCGGTGGTGCTCCATTCCTCGAGGAGAGGACGTGGAGAGGGTGGCCGCCGAGAGCGGGGTCCCGGTACAGGACCTGATCATGCACTTCGGCGGCGATTATGAGCTGATCTTCACTCTGGACCCCGACGCATACGATGAACTGAGGGAAAAGTTGAAGGGACGACTGCACGTCATCGGCCTGGTCACCGGACGGGACAACCTATTAATCCAGGACGATGAGGTAGTTCAGCTTGACACCAGGGGCTATGAGCACTTCAGGTGA